In Solanum stenotomum isolate F172 chromosome 6, ASM1918654v1, whole genome shotgun sequence, one DNA window encodes the following:
- the LOC125868378 gene encoding tRNA-specific adenosine deaminase TAD1 isoform X2, translating into METAGETAQAPSPSPEKQWGEKVSEAVLSVYRRLPKKGKPQGREVTVLAAFLASSPSQELKVISLGTGTKCIGRSRRSSKGDVVNDSHAEMIARRALLRYLYSEIQDVYNTHAHSNGSVLRDDVENLMFHLESDGLGTKKLKMKHGWQLHLYISQLPCGVASPGSELALLHDSPAKNGDMMCLSMQLSYSKGESSGYTAMNDGCLPIPFGTVMRKPGRGDTTLSVSCSDKIARWNVVGVQGALLSYFLEPIYIFSVTIGQSHLASKPSIIEDEVIRAIHERVLPLSNKLMDPFQVNKPLVFVAPIPSEEFQHSETALTTLTCGYSICWNNSGLHEVILGTTGRKQGTSAKGAMSPSTESSLCKKRFLESFLSLSHNCLGEHASVRNSYRELKAKSQEYNLASETFKGCSNFKNWFLKPQDFEAFSFMAP; encoded by the exons ATGGAGACCGCCGGAGAAACGGCGCAAGCTCCGTCTCCGTCTCCGGAGAAACAGTGGGGGGAGAAAGTATCAGAAGCAGTGCTCTCAGTCTACCGCCGTCTACCGAAGAAAGGAAAACCTCAAGGCCGTGAAGTCACTGTTTTGGCTGCTTTTCTTGCATCTTCACCTTCACAAG AACTGAAAGTGATTTCGCTGGGAACGGGGACAAAATGCATAGGGCGTTCGCGACGGAGTTCGAAAGGCGATGTTGTGAATGATTCTCATGCTGAAATGATCGCAAGAAGAGCTCTActaag GTACTTGTATTCAGAGATTCAAGATGTTTACAATACCCATGCACATAGCAATGGAAGTGTGTTACGTGATGATGTGGAAAACTTAATGTTCCATTTGGAGAGTGATGGTTTaggaacaaaaaaattgaaaatgaagcACGGGTGGCAGTTACATTTGTACATATCACAATTACCCT GTGGAGTTGCCTCACCAGGTTCAGAGCTTGCTTTATTGCATGATAGTCCTGCAAAGAATGGGGACATGATGTGCTTATCTATGCAACTTAGTTATTCAAAAGGGGAGTCGTCGGGATATACTGCTATGAATGATG GTTGTTTACCCATACCCTTTGGCACAGTCATGCGAAAACCTGGTCGTGGAGATACAACTTTGTCAGTCAGCTGCTCTGATAAAATTGCCCGCTGGAACGTGGTTGGTGTACAAG GAGCTCTACTTTCTTATTTCTTGGAgccaatttatattttttctgtGACCATTGGACAATCCCATTTAGCTTCTAAACCCTCCATTATTGAAGATGAAGTGATCAGAGCCATACACGAGCGTGTCTTACCATTGTCCAACAAGTTAATGGATCCATTTCAAGTGAACAAG CCACTTGTCTTTGTTGCGCCAATTCCATCCGAGGAGTTTCAACATTCTGAAACTGCTTTGACCACTTTAACATGTGG GTACTCCATATGCTGGAACAACTCTGGATTGCATGAAGTCATTCTTGGAACCACTGGCAGGAAGCAGGGCACTTCTGCAAAGGGCGCTAtgtctccttccactgagtctTCTCTATGCAA GAAGCGCTTTTTGGAATCCTTCTTATCACTATCACATAATTGCTTAGGTGAACATGCTTCTGTCAGGAACTCTTATCGAGAACTAAAG GCTAAGTCGCAAGAATATAATTTAGCTTCAGAAACCTTTAAAGGCTGTTCAAATTTCAAGAACTGGTTTCTGAAACCTCAAGATTTTGAGGCCTTCTCATTCATGGCTCCGTGA
- the LOC125868378 gene encoding tRNA-specific adenosine deaminase TAD1 isoform X1, producing METAGETAQAPSPSPEKQWGEKVSEAVLSVYRRLPKKGKPQGREVTVLAAFLASSPSQELKVISLGTGTKCIGRSRRSSKGDVVNDSHAEMIARRALLRYLYSEIQDVYNTHAHSNGSVLRDDVENLMFHLESDGLGTKKLKMKHGWQLHLYISQLPCSFFAGGVASPGSELALLHDSPAKNGDMMCLSMQLSYSKGESSGYTAMNDGCLPIPFGTVMRKPGRGDTTLSVSCSDKIARWNVVGVQGALLSYFLEPIYIFSVTIGQSHLASKPSIIEDEVIRAIHERVLPLSNKLMDPFQVNKPLVFVAPIPSEEFQHSETALTTLTCGYSICWNNSGLHEVILGTTGRKQGTSAKGAMSPSTESSLCKKRFLESFLSLSHNCLGEHASVRNSYRELKAKSQEYNLASETFKGCSNFKNWFLKPQDFEAFSFMAP from the exons ATGGAGACCGCCGGAGAAACGGCGCAAGCTCCGTCTCCGTCTCCGGAGAAACAGTGGGGGGAGAAAGTATCAGAAGCAGTGCTCTCAGTCTACCGCCGTCTACCGAAGAAAGGAAAACCTCAAGGCCGTGAAGTCACTGTTTTGGCTGCTTTTCTTGCATCTTCACCTTCACAAG AACTGAAAGTGATTTCGCTGGGAACGGGGACAAAATGCATAGGGCGTTCGCGACGGAGTTCGAAAGGCGATGTTGTGAATGATTCTCATGCTGAAATGATCGCAAGAAGAGCTCTActaag GTACTTGTATTCAGAGATTCAAGATGTTTACAATACCCATGCACATAGCAATGGAAGTGTGTTACGTGATGATGTGGAAAACTTAATGTTCCATTTGGAGAGTGATGGTTTaggaacaaaaaaattgaaaatgaagcACGGGTGGCAGTTACATTTGTACATATCACAATTACCCTGTAG TTTCTTTGCAGGTGGAGTTGCCTCACCAGGTTCAGAGCTTGCTTTATTGCATGATAGTCCTGCAAAGAATGGGGACATGATGTGCTTATCTATGCAACTTAGTTATTCAAAAGGGGAGTCGTCGGGATATACTGCTATGAATGATG GTTGTTTACCCATACCCTTTGGCACAGTCATGCGAAAACCTGGTCGTGGAGATACAACTTTGTCAGTCAGCTGCTCTGATAAAATTGCCCGCTGGAACGTGGTTGGTGTACAAG GAGCTCTACTTTCTTATTTCTTGGAgccaatttatattttttctgtGACCATTGGACAATCCCATTTAGCTTCTAAACCCTCCATTATTGAAGATGAAGTGATCAGAGCCATACACGAGCGTGTCTTACCATTGTCCAACAAGTTAATGGATCCATTTCAAGTGAACAAG CCACTTGTCTTTGTTGCGCCAATTCCATCCGAGGAGTTTCAACATTCTGAAACTGCTTTGACCACTTTAACATGTGG GTACTCCATATGCTGGAACAACTCTGGATTGCATGAAGTCATTCTTGGAACCACTGGCAGGAAGCAGGGCACTTCTGCAAAGGGCGCTAtgtctccttccactgagtctTCTCTATGCAA GAAGCGCTTTTTGGAATCCTTCTTATCACTATCACATAATTGCTTAGGTGAACATGCTTCTGTCAGGAACTCTTATCGAGAACTAAAG GCTAAGTCGCAAGAATATAATTTAGCTTCAGAAACCTTTAAAGGCTGTTCAAATTTCAAGAACTGGTTTCTGAAACCTCAAGATTTTGAGGCCTTCTCATTCATGGCTCCGTGA
- the LOC125868092 gene encoding uncharacterized protein LOC125868092 encodes MVPSVVFIEPDKKVENQPMRPQILEYPLDCNAWNKTNTCPTTYPKSYKPLNPNNSTCPEYFRWIHEDLRHWKNTGITREMLEKSKKYAHFRLIILDGRIYIERYAKYSIETRHLFTMYGIVQLLRFYPGKLPNLEIMFDTDDRPVIPEREFRRPDSGPPPLFRYCSDWQSLDIVFPDWSFWGWGETNIRPWRSMLKNIKEGNKRSQWKDRIPLAYWRGNPLVSHVRKDLIKCNVTNKQNWDTLLYPQDWKNQSKIGYKESNIEDQCTHRYKIYVEGWAWSVSEKYIFACDSPTLYIESHFYDFFIRGMIPQQHYWPINDNDKCKSLKFAVQWGNNHTHKAEAIGKAGSEFIHEDMKMERVFDYTYHLLNEYAKLQRFDPIVPQDATEICSESLACPLDGLWRKFMEEGLEKSPSYSDPCILPPPYDPQQLKTFVEQKVNATKQVRSWESEYWSSLNKKQ; translated from the exons ATGGTCCCTAGTGTTGTTTTTATCGAGCCTGataaaaaagtagaaaatcaACCAATGAGACCTCAAATTCTTGAATATCCATTGGATTGTAATGCATGGAACAAAACCAATACATGTCCAACAACTTATCCAAAGTCCTATaaacccttaaaccctaacaACTCAACATGTCCCGAATATTTTAGATGGATTCATGAAGATTTAAGGCATTGGAAGAACACTGGAATTACTCGAGAAATGCTCGAAAAATCGAAAAAATATGCACATTTTAGATTAATAATATTGGACGGGAGGATTTATATTGAGCGTTACGCGAAATACTCGATAGAAACTAGACATTTATTCACGATGTATGGCATTGTACAACTCCTAAGGTTTTATCCCGGAAAATTGCCTAATTTGGAGATCATGTTCGATACCGATGACCGGCCGGTTATCCCGGAGAGGGAATTCCGGCGACCTGATTCCGGTCCACCGCCGTTGTTCCGGTACTGTTCAGATTGGCAGAGCTTGGATATTGTTTTCCCAGATTGGTCATTTTGGGGCTG GGGAGAGACAAATATAAGGCCATGGAGAAGTATGCTAAAGAATATAAAAGAAGGGAACAAGAGAAGTCAATGGAAAGATAGGATACCCTTGGCTTATTGGAGGGGAAATCCACTTGTTTCTCATGTTAGAAAAGACCTTATCAAGTGTAATGTtactaacaaacaaaattgggACACTCTATTATATCCTCAG GATTGGAAAAATCAATCCAAAATAGGGTACAAGGAGTCAAATATTGAAGACCAATGCACACACAG ataCAAAATATATGTTGAAGGATGGGCATGGTCAGTTAGTGAGAAATACATATTTGCATGTGATTCACCAACATTATACATAGAGTCTCACTTCTATGATTTCTTCATAAGAGGAATGATCCCACAACAACATTATTGGCCTATCAATGATAATGACAAATGTAAATCTCTCAAGTTTGCTGTTCAATGGGGAAACAATCACACTCACAAG GCAGAAGCAATAGGAAAGGCAGGAAGTGAATTCATTCATGAAGATATGAAGATGGAACGTGTTTTCGATTACACATACCATCTATTGAATGAATATGCAAAGTTACAAAGATTTGATCCAATTGTTCCTCAAGATGCTACTGAAATATGTTCAGAATCATTGGCATGTCCATTAGATGGTTTATGGAGAAAGTTCATGGAAGAAGGTTTAGAGAAATCTCCAAGTTATAGTGATCCTTGTATACTTCCACCACCTTATGATCCTCAACAACTGAAGACATTTGTTGAACAAAAAGTTAATGCCACAAAGCAAGTGAGGTCATGGGAGAGTGAATATTGGTCTAGTTTAAACAAGAAGCAATAG